A stretch of the Psychroserpens sp. Hel_I_66 genome encodes the following:
- a CDS encoding LptF/LptG family permease, with translation MKILDWYILKRYLFTFLMMLLLFIPIGITVNLAEKIGKILEREVPFGAVAQYYLDFTIYFANLLYPIFLFISVIWFTSKLANNTEIVAFLSSGVSFWRFLRPYMIGATIIASLALIMGLYLAPNASKGFNEFKYKYLKNNANVTKTTNIYRQINDNDYIYVSSFNPVTKRGSNFTLEHFEGNKLIYKITAQSITDRDSTYRLINYTRRTFGKTEDIIETENRKEMQFEFDTDDLTPEEYIAETLQYDELTKFIEKEKRRGSSNIGRYQVVKYKKWSLPVSVFILTIIAVSVSSIKRRGGMGINLAFGITVAMVFVFFDKVFGVMASQSSFSPIVAVWLPNVVFGILAAYLLFNAKR, from the coding sequence GTGAAAATATTAGATTGGTACATATTAAAACGCTATTTATTTACATTTTTGATGATGTTGCTGCTGTTTATTCCCATTGGGATTACAGTAAATCTTGCTGAAAAAATTGGTAAAATATTAGAACGTGAAGTGCCTTTTGGAGCAGTGGCGCAATACTATCTTGATTTTACGATTTATTTTGCCAATCTTCTATATCCAATATTTTTATTTATTTCTGTGATATGGTTCACCTCCAAACTCGCCAATAATACTGAAATTGTTGCATTTTTGAGCTCAGGCGTTTCATTTTGGAGATTTTTAAGACCGTATATGATTGGTGCAACCATCATTGCGAGTTTGGCCTTAATTATGGGATTATATCTGGCGCCAAATGCAAGTAAGGGGTTTAATGAGTTTAAATACAAGTATCTAAAAAATAATGCCAACGTTACCAAAACCACAAATATTTATCGACAAATAAACGATAATGATTACATCTATGTAAGTAGTTTTAATCCTGTAACAAAACGAGGTTCTAATTTTACATTAGAACATTTTGAAGGTAATAAGCTCATCTACAAAATTACTGCGCAATCTATTACAGATCGTGACAGCACATATCGTTTAATAAATTATACAAGGCGAACCTTCGGCAAAACAGAGGATATCATTGAAACTGAAAATAGAAAGGAGATGCAGTTTGAGTTTGATACAGACGATCTAACGCCAGAAGAATATATTGCCGAGACCCTTCAATATGATGAACTTACAAAATTTATAGAAAAAGAGAAGCGCAGAGGATCATCAAACATTGGACGTTATCAAGTGGTGAAGTACAAAAAATGGAGCTTACCGGTTTCAGTATTTATATTGACGATTATTGCAGTTTCCGTGTCTTCGATTAAACGACGTGGCGGTATGGGAATCAACCTTGCTTTTGGGATCACCGTAGCCATGGTATTTGTGTTTTTTGATAAAGTTTTTGGTGTTATGGCATCTCAATCCAGTTTTTCGCCAATAGTTGCTGTATGGTTACCCAATGTTGTTTTTGGTATCTTAGCAGCTTATCTGCTCTTCAATGCAAAACGATAA
- the tgt gene encoding tRNA guanosine(34) transglycosylase Tgt, which produces MNFELKASDPQSKARAGVMTTDHGKIETPIFMPVGTVASVKGVHQRELKNDINPDIILGNTYHLYLRPQTPILEKAGGLHKFMNWDRNILTDSGGYQVYSLSANRKIKEEGVKFKSHIDGNYHVFTPENVMEVQRSIGADIIMAFDECTPYPCDYNYAKRSMHMTHRWLERCLKHLDKTPFKYDYEQTFFPIVQGSTYKDLRQQSAEYIANAGAQGNAIGGLSVGEPAEEMYAMTDVVCEILPWEKPRYLMGVGTPINILENIALGVDMFDCVMPTRNARNGMLFTAHGSINIKNLKWADDFSPIDEMAITFVDTEYTKAYLRHLFTVNELLGKQIATIHNLGFYLWLTREARKHIIAGDFREWKDKMVKQMDKRL; this is translated from the coding sequence ATGAATTTCGAATTAAAAGCAAGTGACCCTCAAAGTAAAGCTCGAGCTGGTGTGATGACAACAGATCATGGTAAGATTGAGACACCTATTTTTATGCCTGTTGGTACGGTTGCCTCTGTGAAAGGTGTACACCAGCGAGAACTTAAAAATGATATTAATCCAGATATTATTTTAGGAAATACTTATCACTTGTATTTAAGACCTCAAACTCCAATTTTGGAAAAAGCTGGTGGTTTGCACAAGTTTATGAACTGGGACCGCAATATTTTGACCGATTCTGGAGGTTATCAAGTCTATTCATTATCTGCCAATCGAAAAATTAAAGAAGAAGGTGTAAAATTTAAATCCCATATTGATGGGAACTACCATGTTTTTACTCCGGAAAATGTAATGGAAGTCCAACGCAGCATCGGTGCAGATATCATCATGGCTTTTGATGAATGTACACCTTACCCATGTGATTACAATTATGCTAAACGCTCGATGCATATGACGCATCGCTGGTTAGAACGGTGTTTAAAGCATTTAGATAAAACGCCTTTTAAATATGATTACGAACAAACGTTTTTCCCAATTGTTCAAGGAAGTACGTATAAAGATCTAAGACAACAATCTGCGGAATATATCGCAAACGCTGGAGCTCAAGGGAATGCCATTGGAGGCCTTTCAGTTGGAGAACCAGCAGAAGAGATGTATGCCATGACAGATGTAGTTTGTGAAATATTACCTTGGGAAAAACCACGTTATTTGATGGGAGTTGGCACGCCAATAAACATTTTAGAAAATATTGCACTTGGTGTCGATATGTTTGATTGTGTAATGCCAACTCGAAACGCCAGAAATGGGATGCTCTTTACAGCTCACGGTAGCATTAACATAAAAAACCTAAAATGGGCAGACGATTTTTCACCTATAGATGAAATGGCAATTACATTTGTAGACACTGAATATACCAAAGCCTACCTCAGGCATCTCTTCACGGTAAATGAATTATTAGGAAAACAAATCGCGACAATCCATAACTTAGGGTTTTATTTGTGGCTTACAAGAGAAGCAAGAAAGCATATCATAGCAGGAGATTTTAGAGAATGGAAAGATAAGATGGTGAAACAAATGGATAAAAGATTATAG
- a CDS encoding sensor histidine kinase, giving the protein MKCFWISFVFIFFQVSFAQNDSLFIDGQQLIYENKFDEAIDFYKNRLAETENREQTFESYMGLAEVYKLNLDYNQANDFYLKAFEIVKETDNPQLKFLYHVKMAEFYRKRTLFKEASTELDKASLILKYNTISDASLVKFYSRKAALFTEYFHKQDSTLLYAERALKLAKKINDKDNIFYSTLEISGVYEDQKEYGKAISYLQELIVYALENKLIQQRADAYVNYTRLLIKDNQLNKALTESLKALDFAKKNELLYNEILFTDNTRNIYEKLGNTNKAYEYLKIRLQLTDQYYQLEHNKFLFELEEKYKLEDKENQIKINTLEIDNQNKALATNKTKLYVSIVFLVFAIAIAILIAHFLKKEKNSNKQLQDLSQENEFLLSEANHRINNNLQLVVILISDQLKKTKGQEGFQLKNILTKVEAISTLHKHLYKNEDKKKVDIHDYLNDVKATFFEVFKENDIQNKFHIASAETPTDYAMYLGLLLTELYINSIKHAFGSQDHKEIDFELKYDENNFLYFNYSDNGTQAKGKKIQPKLIDKICRQLKIEYDIDTTNGFNFSFEKKLNND; this is encoded by the coding sequence ATGAAGTGTTTCTGGATTTCTTTTGTCTTTATATTTTTTCAAGTCTCTTTTGCACAAAATGATAGCTTATTTATTGATGGGCAACAACTTATTTATGAAAATAAATTTGATGAAGCTATCGACTTTTATAAAAATAGATTAGCAGAAACAGAAAATAGAGAACAGACTTTCGAAAGCTATATGGGATTAGCAGAAGTCTATAAACTGAATCTCGATTACAACCAAGCCAATGATTTTTATTTAAAAGCTTTTGAAATTGTCAAAGAAACCGATAACCCTCAACTTAAGTTTCTTTACCACGTAAAAATGGCGGAGTTTTACAGAAAACGAACGCTATTCAAAGAAGCAAGTACCGAGTTAGATAAGGCATCTTTAATTTTAAAGTATAATACGATTAGTGATGCGAGTCTGGTAAAATTCTACAGCAGGAAAGCAGCACTTTTCACTGAATATTTCCATAAACAAGATTCGACTTTGTTATATGCCGAAAGGGCATTAAAATTGGCCAAAAAAATCAATGATAAGGATAATATATTTTATTCTACCCTTGAAATTTCGGGAGTTTACGAAGATCAAAAGGAGTATGGTAAAGCCATTAGCTATCTCCAGGAGTTAATTGTATACGCACTAGAGAATAAACTTATTCAGCAAAGAGCAGATGCTTATGTTAATTATACAAGACTTTTAATAAAAGATAACCAGTTAAATAAAGCACTAACCGAAAGTCTAAAGGCTTTAGACTTTGCGAAGAAAAATGAATTGTTATATAACGAAATTCTTTTTACAGACAATACGCGTAATATCTACGAAAAATTAGGCAATACAAATAAAGCTTACGAATATCTGAAAATCAGGCTTCAACTTACAGATCAGTACTATCAATTGGAGCATAATAAATTTTTATTCGAACTCGAAGAAAAATATAAACTTGAAGACAAAGAGAACCAAATTAAAATCAACACACTTGAGATCGACAATCAAAACAAGGCTTTAGCAACTAACAAAACTAAGTTGTATGTAAGTATTGTGTTCTTGGTGTTTGCAATAGCTATTGCAATTTTAATTGCTCATTTCTTAAAAAAGGAAAAAAACAGTAATAAACAATTACAGGATTTATCACAAGAAAACGAGTTTTTATTAAGCGAGGCCAATCATCGCATAAATAATAATTTGCAATTGGTGGTGATTCTTATTTCAGATCAGTTAAAGAAAACTAAAGGTCAAGAAGGTTTTCAATTGAAAAATATCTTGACCAAAGTAGAAGCAATATCAACATTACACAAACATTTATATAAAAATGAAGACAAGAAAAAAGTTGATATTCATGATTATTTGAATGATGTTAAAGCTACCTTTTTTGAAGTTTTCAAGGAAAATGATATTCAGAATAAATTTCATATAGCATCCGCAGAAACTCCTACAGATTATGCCATGTATTTAGGTTTATTACTGACCGAACTTTACATCAACTCCATAAAACATGCTTTTGGATCACAAGATCATAAAGAAATTGATTTTGAATTAAAGTACGACGAAAACAATTTTTTATATTTCAATTATTCAGATAATGGAACACAGGCTAAGGGTAAAAAAATACAGCCAAAACTGATAGACAAAATCTGTCGCCAGTTGAAAATTGAATATGATATAGATACTACTAATGGTTTTAATTTTTCCTTTGAAAAAAAACTAAACAATGACTAA
- a CDS encoding acetyl-CoA carboxylase carboxyltransferase subunit alpha: MEYLDFELPIKELQEQLEKCELIGEESDVDVTQTCKKIEKKLLETKKEIYKNLTAWQRVQLSRHPDRPYTLDHIKALCGESFLELHGDRNVKDDKAMIGGLGKIGDQSYMFIGQQKGFNTKTRQYRNFGMSNPEGYRKALRLMKSAEKFGIPVVTLIDTPGAYPGLEAEERGQGEAIARNILEMTRLKVPIITIIIGEGASGGALGIGVGDRVLMLENTWYSVISPESCSSILWRSWEYKERAADALKLTAPDMKKLKLVDDIIKEPLGGAHTDRRAAFLAVKEAIEKNYEILKNLSPKDLVNQRMEKYLEMGVFKG; encoded by the coding sequence ATGGAATATTTAGATTTTGAATTACCAATAAAAGAACTTCAAGAACAACTTGAGAAATGCGAGTTAATAGGCGAGGAGAGTGATGTTGATGTCACCCAAACCTGTAAGAAAATTGAAAAAAAGCTTCTTGAAACCAAAAAAGAGATTTATAAAAACTTAACAGCTTGGCAGCGTGTGCAGCTGTCTAGGCATCCAGATAGACCATACACTTTAGATCATATTAAAGCACTTTGTGGAGAATCATTTTTAGAACTGCATGGTGACCGTAATGTCAAGGATGATAAAGCGATGATTGGTGGCTTAGGTAAAATAGGAGACCAATCTTATATGTTTATAGGTCAACAAAAAGGTTTTAATACTAAAACGCGTCAGTATAGAAACTTTGGAATGTCAAATCCCGAAGGCTACCGTAAAGCATTACGTTTAATGAAATCTGCCGAAAAATTTGGAATACCTGTGGTCACTCTAATTGACACACCAGGAGCATATCCAGGGTTGGAAGCAGAAGAGCGCGGACAAGGAGAAGCCATTGCCAGAAATATTCTCGAGATGACAAGGCTTAAAGTGCCAATTATTACAATTATAATTGGTGAAGGTGCATCTGGTGGAGCACTAGGGATAGGAGTAGGAGATCGCGTTTTAATGTTAGAGAACACGTGGTACTCAGTAATCTCACCAGAATCTTGTTCATCCATTTTATGGAGAAGCTGGGAATATAAAGAGCGTGCTGCAGATGCATTAAAACTGACTGCTCCAGATATGAAGAAACTCAAGTTGGTAGATGATATTATAAAAGAACCATTAGGAGGAGCACATACAGATAGAAGAGCTGCTTTTTTAGCAGTAAAAGAAGCCATCGAAAAAAATTATGAGATACTTAAAAACTTATCACCAAAAGATTTGGTGAATCAACGTATGGAAAAATACTTAGAGATGGGAGTTTTTAAAGGCTAA
- a CDS encoding DMT family transporter, whose product MQNDKLKNYLHLHLLVFIAGFTAILGELISIGSTALVWYRMLIAGILMYLYIKIVKLKIKVSTTAKLKFFGAGIIIALHWITFFEAINQSNVSITLAMFSTGAFFASFIEPLIYRRKIIWYEIIFGIIVIIGIFLITQSEIKYINGILLGISSALFSTLFAVINGRFIAQHRATVISFYEFISGVVFLTFFILIFQGGFSAEFFTLKTSDWMYLLILASVCTAYAFIGSVGVMKNLSPYTVILTYNLEPLYGLGLALFLFPETELMSTQFYYGAFLVLTTVLADGILKNYKTYKNRRAFTNKPD is encoded by the coding sequence ATGCAAAACGATAAATTAAAGAATTATCTTCATTTACACCTGCTTGTTTTTATTGCTGGTTTCACTGCTATTTTAGGAGAATTAATATCTATAGGTTCAACTGCTTTGGTTTGGTACCGAATGCTAATTGCAGGAATTTTAATGTACCTATATATTAAAATTGTTAAGCTGAAAATTAAAGTCTCAACAACAGCCAAGCTAAAGTTTTTTGGAGCAGGAATTATCATAGCACTTCATTGGATTACCTTTTTTGAAGCCATCAATCAATCCAATGTTTCAATCACATTGGCCATGTTTTCAACAGGCGCTTTTTTTGCGTCTTTTATTGAGCCTTTAATTTATAGGCGAAAGATTATTTGGTATGAGATCATTTTTGGAATCATCGTAATAATAGGAATATTTCTAATCACGCAAAGCGAAATAAAATACATAAATGGTATTTTACTCGGTATTTCTTCAGCATTGTTCTCAACGTTATTTGCAGTGATCAATGGTCGTTTTATAGCACAACATCGTGCCACCGTTATATCATTTTATGAGTTTATTAGCGGAGTTGTGTTTCTGACATTTTTCATATTGATATTTCAAGGTGGATTTTCTGCGGAATTTTTCACCCTAAAAACATCAGATTGGATGTATTTGCTAATACTGGCATCTGTTTGTACAGCCTACGCGTTTATTGGTTCTGTTGGCGTAATGAAAAATTTAAGTCCTTATACAGTGATATTGACCTATAATTTAGAACCTTTATATGGTTTAGGATTGGCGTTATTTTTATTTCCTGAAACCGAACTTATGAGCACACAATTTTATTATGGTGCATTTTTGGTATTGACCACAGTATTAGCCGATGGCATACTTAAAAATTACAAGACTTATAAAAATCGAAGAGCCTTTACAAATAAACCAGATTAA
- a CDS encoding aminotransferase class IV, producing MVHGTHNAVADDRNKDIEIYVNGDYFRREDAKISVFDSGYLVGDGIWEALRLHKGVLVFLEDHLDRLWSSAASVGMVFPFSKKELTAIVWEVLDKNKMTDHVHVRIMITRGIKKTPSQDPRLTISGPNIVIIPEYKKASQDSKEKGITLFTSTIRRGSPDYLDPRLNCHSKLHEVQALIQAIEAGADEALMLDVNGFVSTCNATNFFVIKNNEVWTSTGKYCMNGITRAKVIEACERNDIECHEKDFSLFDVYGADEAFVTGTFGGLTPVTKIDGRTIGDKSYGDMTKKLSRLYNDLIAEAVLNVK from the coding sequence ATGGTTCACGGTACGCACAATGCTGTCGCAGATGACAGAAATAAAGACATAGAGATTTATGTGAATGGAGACTATTTCCGAAGAGAAGATGCAAAAATATCTGTATTTGATAGCGGTTATCTTGTTGGAGATGGGATTTGGGAAGCGTTGCGTTTGCATAAAGGTGTTCTGGTTTTTTTAGAAGATCATTTAGATAGATTGTGGTCTTCTGCAGCAAGTGTTGGTATGGTATTTCCGTTTTCTAAAAAAGAACTGACTGCAATTGTCTGGGAAGTTTTGGATAAAAATAAAATGACAGATCATGTTCACGTTAGAATTATGATTACAAGAGGCATAAAAAAAACACCATCACAAGATCCTAGACTTACAATTTCCGGACCTAATATTGTTATTATACCAGAGTATAAAAAAGCTTCCCAAGACAGTAAAGAAAAAGGAATCACGCTTTTTACATCTACAATTAGACGTGGTTCGCCAGATTATTTAGATCCCAGACTTAATTGCCACAGTAAATTACACGAGGTCCAAGCGCTCATTCAAGCCATTGAAGCTGGAGCAGATGAAGCGTTAATGCTGGACGTCAATGGATTCGTTTCAACCTGTAATGCAACAAACTTTTTCGTCATAAAAAACAACGAAGTATGGACGTCTACCGGTAAATATTGTATGAACGGGATCACGAGAGCTAAAGTGATTGAGGCCTGCGAACGTAACGATATAGAGTGTCATGAAAAAGATTTTTCATTGTTTGATGTTTACGGAGCAGATGAGGCTTTTGTTACAGGAACTTTTGGAGGTCTAACTCCAGTGACAAAAATTGATGGTCGCACAATTGGTGACAAATCATATGGCGATATGACCAAAAAGTTAAGTAGATTATACAATGATTTAATTGCAGAAGCTGTTTTAAATGTCAAATAA
- a CDS encoding transketolase produces the protein MPNTQQLQDLTTQVRRDILRMVHKVNSGHPGGSLGCAEFFVALYQEIMDRKDTFDMDGIGEDLFFLSNGHISPVFYSVLARSGYFPVDELSTFRLINSRLQGHPTTHEGLPGIRVASGSLGQGFSVALGAAQTKKLNNDKHLVYSLHGDGELQEGQNWEGIMYAAANNVDNIISTIDLNGQQIDGPTDVVLPMGNIKGKFEAFGWTVVEINQGNNIDEILKGMEVAKSKTGKGKPVCVLLKTIMGNGVDFMMHTHAWHGKAPNDEQLEIGLAQNAETLGDY, from the coding sequence ATGCCAAACACACAACAATTACAGGATTTAACAACACAAGTTCGTAGAGATATTTTACGAATGGTTCACAAAGTAAATTCTGGTCATCCAGGAGGCTCCTTAGGATGTGCCGAATTTTTTGTAGCACTCTACCAAGAGATTATGGATAGAAAAGACACCTTTGATATGGACGGAATTGGAGAAGACCTATTCTTTTTATCAAATGGTCATATTTCGCCAGTTTTTTATAGTGTCTTAGCTAGATCTGGCTATTTCCCTGTAGATGAACTTAGCACATTTAGATTAATAAATTCCCGCTTACAAGGACACCCTACAACCCATGAAGGTTTACCGGGAATTCGGGTAGCTTCAGGATCATTAGGTCAAGGCTTCAGCGTTGCCTTAGGTGCTGCGCAAACCAAAAAATTAAATAACGACAAACATTTAGTCTATAGCTTGCATGGTGATGGTGAATTACAAGAAGGCCAAAATTGGGAAGGCATCATGTATGCTGCAGCAAATAATGTTGATAATATCATTTCAACAATTGATTTAAACGGTCAACAAATTGATGGCCCAACAGATGTTGTCTTGCCAATGGGAAACATTAAAGGAAAATTTGAAGCTTTTGGGTGGACAGTTGTTGAGATCAATCAAGGTAACAATATTGATGAGATCCTAAAAGGAATGGAAGTTGCAAAATCAAAGACAGGCAAAGGAAAACCTGTTTGCGTACTCCTTAAAACAATTATGGGCAACGGAGTAGATTTTATGATGCACACCCATGCTTGGCACGGTAAAGCTCCTAATGATGAACAATTGGAAATTGGTTTAGCTCAAAATGCTGAAACTTTAGGAGATTACTAA
- a CDS encoding AI-2E family transporter, with product MLEQRRTTNVLLLFIVVPLVFYLLKILSFIFIPLISSMFIALLFLPLMRWLGRRNVPRLISIIIVISLIVVGVMIGVELVQLSSKQILSNNTGFFAKAEVKINDLMLYMQDKVGMEYNPDGNFLSQFFAKDNIGSTVDFVRKFLTNILMIVFFTILWLSESINMHQVLNNTILKRKHTSVKAFIKIERDLITFIKVKFLVSALTGLFTGLACVYFEVSFPIFWGLFGFLINFVQMVGSFICVILLSIFAFVELDPTSALLFFIISITGVQVVFGAILEPIFMGKSFSINVIAVLIMLMLWGFIWGIPGLIMAIPITVFIKIILEQFPNTKTIASLLSGPERSIKSIKK from the coding sequence ATGTTAGAACAAAGACGTACTACTAATGTGCTACTATTATTTATAGTGGTTCCTTTGGTATTTTATCTACTCAAGATTTTATCATTTATATTTATTCCTTTAATTTCTTCGATGTTTATTGCATTATTGTTTTTGCCATTAATGCGTTGGTTGGGACGACGAAATGTACCAAGATTAATAAGTATCATCATCGTGATTTCGCTCATTGTTGTTGGCGTCATGATAGGAGTGGAGTTGGTGCAATTATCAAGTAAACAAATTCTATCAAATAATACAGGTTTTTTCGCTAAAGCAGAAGTTAAAATTAATGACTTAATGCTTTACATGCAAGATAAGGTTGGGATGGAGTATAATCCAGACGGTAATTTTTTGTCACAATTTTTTGCAAAAGATAATATAGGTTCTACAGTGGATTTCGTTAGAAAATTTCTAACCAATATTTTGATGATTGTTTTTTTTACTATTCTTTGGTTATCAGAGTCTATAAACATGCATCAAGTTTTGAACAATACGATTTTAAAGCGCAAGCATACCTCAGTAAAAGCGTTTATAAAAATAGAAAGAGATTTAATCACCTTTATTAAAGTTAAGTTTTTAGTTAGCGCTCTTACGGGATTATTTACTGGTTTAGCTTGTGTATATTTTGAAGTGAGCTTCCCTATATTTTGGGGTCTCTTTGGATTCTTAATCAATTTTGTACAAATGGTAGGCTCATTTATTTGCGTTATCCTGTTATCTATTTTTGCTTTTGTAGAATTAGATCCTACAAGTGCCTTATTGTTCTTTATTATTTCAATAACAGGAGTTCAGGTTGTTTTTGGAGCTATTTTAGAGCCTATATTTATGGGTAAATCATTTTCGATAAATGTTATAGCTGTGCTTATTATGCTCATGCTTTGGGGATTTATCTGGGGAATTCCAGGATTGATTATGGCAATTCCAATTACTGTGTTTATTAAAATTATTTTAGAGCAATTTCCAAATACCAAAACAATTGCGTCTCTACTCTCTGGTCCCGAGCGTTCCATAAAATCAATAAAAAAGTAG
- the dnaB gene encoding replicative DNA helicase → MKQPNQLQGYKVDKSTIISLEKGKIPPQAIDLEEVVLGAMMIDKKGVDEVIDILSTDAFYKDAHKHIFEAIFKLFENSEPVDLLTVSSQLKKDAKLDLVGGDFYLISLTQRVSSSAHIEFHARIILQKYIQRSLIKISNEIIEEAYDETKDVFDLLDNAEAKLYEVTQGNVKKSTETAQSLVIQAKKKIEEISNKEGMSGIPTGFTKLDRLTSGWQPSDLIIIAARPGMGKTALTLTMARNIAVDSNIPVAFFSLEMSSVQLITRLISSETSLSSEKLRTGKLEKHEWEQLNVKVKTLEKAPLFIDDTPSLSIFDLRAKARRLASQYGIKVIMVDYLQLMTAGGSQKGGNREQEISTISRNLKALAKELSIPVIALSQLSRAVETRGGSKRPLLSDLRESGAIEQDADIVSFIYRPEYYKIDEWDDEERSPTEGQGEFIVAKHRNGGLENIRLKFVGHLGKFDNLDDFDTPFGEFHSKMNAAANDDTFTPDKFPSANDAFGAPEEDDNDVPF, encoded by the coding sequence ATGAAACAACCTAACCAACTACAAGGCTACAAAGTCGATAAAAGCACTATCATTAGTTTAGAGAAAGGAAAAATACCACCTCAAGCTATTGATTTAGAGGAAGTTGTGCTTGGTGCAATGATGATTGATAAAAAAGGTGTTGATGAGGTTATTGATATACTAAGTACAGATGCTTTTTATAAAGATGCCCATAAACATATCTTTGAAGCAATTTTCAAATTATTTGAAAACAGTGAACCGGTCGATTTATTAACCGTTTCCAGTCAATTAAAAAAAGACGCAAAGTTAGATTTAGTTGGTGGTGATTTTTACTTGATTTCATTAACTCAACGTGTATCGTCATCTGCGCATATTGAGTTTCATGCACGTATTATTCTTCAAAAATATATTCAGCGTAGTTTGATTAAAATTTCCAACGAAATTATAGAAGAAGCATACGACGAGACTAAGGATGTTTTTGATTTATTGGATAATGCAGAAGCAAAATTGTATGAAGTTACGCAAGGTAATGTCAAAAAATCTACCGAAACCGCACAAAGCTTAGTTATCCAAGCCAAAAAGAAAATTGAGGAAATCTCCAATAAAGAGGGGATGAGTGGGATTCCAACAGGTTTCACCAAATTAGATCGATTGACTTCGGGTTGGCAGCCAAGTGATTTAATCATTATCGCAGCACGTCCAGGTATGGGTAAAACCGCATTAACCTTAACAATGGCGAGAAATATTGCAGTAGATAGTAATATTCCGGTAGCGTTCTTTTCATTAGAAATGTCATCGGTTCAATTGATAACGCGTTTAATTTCTTCGGAAACGAGCCTTTCTTCAGAAAAGTTAAGAACAGGAAAATTGGAAAAGCACGAGTGGGAACAGTTGAACGTTAAAGTGAAAACTTTAGAAAAAGCACCGTTATTTATTGACGACACACCATCACTTTCTATTTTTGATTTACGTGCAAAGGCTAGACGTTTAGCTTCACAATACGGAATCAAGGTCATAATGGTAGATTACTTACAGTTAATGACAGCTGGAGGAAGTCAAAAAGGAGGAAATCGTGAGCAAGAAATTTCAACAATTTCCCGAAATCTTAAAGCTTTGGCTAAAGAATTATCTATACCTGTTATAGCGCTATCGCAATTGTCACGTGCAGTTGAAACCCGTGGAGGAAGTAAACGTCCGTTACTTTCAGATTTACGTGAATCTGGAGCGATTGAGCAAGATGCAGATATTGTAAGCTTTATTTACAGACCAGAATACTACAAAATTGACGAGTGGGATGATGAGGAACGTTCACCAACCGAAGGTCAAGGAGAATTCATAGTCGCTAAGCATAGAAATGGTGGATTGGAAAACATACGATTAAAGTTTGTTGGTCATTTAGGTAAGTTTGATAACCTTGATGATTTTGATACACCATTTGGCGAATTCCATTCTAAAATGAATGCAGCAGCAAACGATGATACGTTTACTCCAGATAAATTTCCGTCTGCAAATGATGCTTTTGGTGCACCAGAAGAGGATGATAATGATGTGCCTTTTTAA